A segment of the Siphonobacter curvatus genome:
TCTGATCCAAGATGTTCCGCGTGCTGTAGGGATCGGGGAATCCGGCCGAAGTTCCGACCCCCGCCCGTAGTTTCAGGAAATTAACTTTATCCGATTGAATCCCGAAAGCCGTGGTAGGCACGAACGAAATACTGGCCGAGGGATAGAAAATCCGGCGGTTGGGGATTTCTACCGTTGAGGTCCAGTCGTTACGTCCCGCCAGGTTCAGGAACAGATAGTTATTGAAATCAGCCGTTACTTCGCCAAAGACGCCAATCCGCGTTTGTTCAATCGTCCCATCGTAACCTACGTTATTAATAAAGTTGGTGTGACGGAAGAGGCTCCGGGCTAACTGGTTTTCGCTCACGACACCCGATCGGTTGGTCACGTCGTTCCGCATGTTTCCGCCCAGACGGGCCGACAGACTGAATTTCTCGCTAAGTGACTTCGCATACGAAAGAATCATGCTATTATCCCAGATCGTGTTCTGAATGTCGTTGGTAGCGTAAAAGCCATTGACATACGCCACTCCCCCTTTATTGAGCATGTATTGCTGTTTCTCAATGTAGGTATCCAGACCGACTTTATACAGCAGCGTCAGCTCCTTGGTCAGATCAAACGTTAAGGAAGTAGCCGAAAAAATCCGGTTGACTACCCCCGTCGTTTTGTAGTTTTTGAGAACCCAGCGTGGATTGGGAATATCGTTGCCACTTCTGAAATAAACCGAACTTCCGTCAATGGGGCTTTCGTAAGGCCAGTCCATCAAATTCACTTGGCGGGGCGTATATAATACGTTCGCCAGTACCGATGGAAAGCCCACGGCGTTATTACCCGTTCCGGCACTCAGCGGCGGAGAGAACTGGTCGGTATTGGTAAAGTTAAAGGAGGTATTGACGTGTAACTTGGGCGTCAGCTGTGCATTGAGACCCAGGCCCAACGTGAGTTTCTTGATGCCGTTTTCTGGAATATAGCCCTGCTCTGCATTGTAGCCGGCCGAGATATTATAACTCACGCGGTCGGTTCCGCCGGAGATATTGAGTGACGTATTGGAAATCTGTCCCGTACGGAAAAAGTCCCGTACGTTGTTGGGATATATCTGCAATCGATACGGACTGACCGAGGCCACGTAATCAGCAAAGGCCGCCCGCAACGCTGCATTGGTGAAGTTGGCGTAGGGATGCGTCGTCAACGCGGCGTTCGAATTCTGCGAAGGATACGCATAAGCGTCCGCCAGGGTTGGTCCAAAGTTACTGAAGAAATAACCCAGGTTCTGCTGGAATCCACCGATGTAGTTGTTGTCGTAATGGGGTAAGTGTGCCCGGTTGGTAAAATACGACTGGGTTACTGAGAACTCCGTTGGCCGGGCTTTCTTCGTGCCATTTTTAGTGGTGACCAGAATCACGCCATTCCGTCCCTGATCGCCGTAGGTTACCGTTGCGGCCAGCCCTTTCAGTACCGTTACGTTTTCAATATTGTTGGGATCCAGATCCATGAAACGGCTGGAAGCCGACTGGCCCCCATCCGCAAAAGAACCTCGTCCGTTCGTACTGGAGTTGAAGGGTACGCCGTCGACCACAAAAAGCGGCTGGGTTGAGCCCGTAATGGAAGAAAACCCACGAATGTTGATGCTGGTACCCGTACCCGAAACGCCGGAGGTCGAGGTAATGTTAACGCCAGGAATTTTTCCCTGTAGCACCCGGGCAATGTCCGGTTGGGGCCGATCCTGAATTTGTTTCTGATCCAGGGAAGTTACGGAGTAGCCCAACGCTTTTTTCTCGCGAACAATCCCCTGAGCCGTCACGACTACTTCCTGTAAGCCCTTGGAGTCATTCGCCATTGCTACGTCGATGATGGACTGCGTCCCTACGGGTAGTTCCTGGGTGAGAAGCCCGACTGAACTGAAGACGAGAACGGGATCTGTGCCTTGTAGCGTAATGGCAAATTTCCCCTGGCTATCGGTATTCGTACCTAGACCTGTGCCTTTGAGACGCACGGTCACTCCAGGAAGCGGGGTGCCGTCATCGGCGAAGGTTACCTTACCGGTTACTTTACGTTCCTGGGCCCAGACGGACGTCCACGCCCAGCACATCATCCCTAGGATGAATAGTAGACTTCTGTTCATAAATATAGTTTAAGTTAAGGGTCAAAACTTTAGCAAACATATTATCTGTATTTCAAAATTTTATGAAAGTTTATTGTAAAAATTTAAAATATTAATTAATCAATAAAGAATATTAGAAAAATATATTACTGTTTGAATATACGTTTCGACAACGATCAAATAGGTGTATTTCGTGATAAAACCTGGAATTAAGTCGACTTCTTAATTCAGTAAAAATTGTTTTAAACTGCAAATGCCCTGCACGGTTCGTTCCGAACTGTGCAGGGCATTTGACAGGGTTTCAACCTACGATCTATTAGGGCAACGTCTCTTCCAGCCACTTATAAAACTCACGCTGCCAGACGATCGCATTTTGAGGGCTGAGCACCCAATGGTTTTCGTCGGGCAGGTATAGCAATTTACTTTTAATTCCCCGTAGCTGGGCTGCCTGAAAAGCCTGTAAGCCCTGTTCGATGGGTACCCGGTAGTCTTTTCCACCCTGGATAATGAAAATGGGCGTATCCCATTTTTCTACAAAGTTGCTCGGCGACTGGCTAAACGAACGTTGAGCTACCGCGTTTTTCTTATCCCAGTACGGACCGCCTTTTTCCCAGTTTTCGAAGAATAATTCATCGGTGGTGCCGTACATGCTACGGAAATCAAACACGCCATCGTGGGCAATGAACGTTTTGAATCGTTTGGCGTGCACGCTCGCCAAAGCGAACACCGAGAATCCACCGAAACTGGCTCCAACGCAGCCCCGGCGATCTTTATCTACGTACGGCTCCTTCGATACCGCATCAATAGCACTCAGATAATCCTGAATGACCTGCCCACCCCAGTCTTTGCTCACCTGTTCGTTCCATTTGGTTCCATGACCAGGCATACCCCGACGGTTAGGGGCTACCACAATGTACCCCTGCGAGGCCATCAATTGAAAATTCCAGCGGTACGAATACGTCTGCGTCAACGGAGCCTGCGGTCCTCCCTGGCAGTACAACAGCGTTGGGTACTTTTGAGCAGGATCAAAATTGGGTGGATAGATTACCCACACGAGCATATTTTTTCGATCGGTAGTGGTTACCCATCGCCGCTCGGTTTTGCACATGCCTAAGGAAGACACCGTAGCGTCGTTTACGTGCGTCAGTGCCTGAATAGAACCATTGGTCACATCAATCGTTACCAATTCCGCCGGGTGATTCATATCCGTTTTGGACGCGATCAGCTTCTGACCTACCTGCCCGATAATGTCACTCACGTCAAAATCACCCTTGGTAAGCTGCGTAATGACGGGCTTTGCCGGCGTAGTGGCAGGATAGCTTACTTTAAATATCTGTAAGGTTCCGTTGATGGGAGCCCAGAAAAATAACGCCGTTCCGTCTTCGCTCCACTTGAATCCCTCCACGTGAATATCATCGCGTTGCTGCGTCAGGTTCAGTGTAGACTTTCCATTGGATACGACCAGATCCTGCTTATCGGCCTCGTACCCATCGCGTTTCATCTGCAACCAGGCCAGTTCTCCTTTCGCATTAAACGATGGATTAACATCGTATCCCTTGTTACTTTCAGTCAGGTTTCGGGTCGCTCCGGTGGTTACATCATACTCATAGAGATCCGTATTCGTACTAACTGCGTAATCGGTACCGAATTTTTTCTTCGTTACATATACGACATGTTTTCCGTCGGGATGCCAGATAAAGTCCTCATCCCCACCAAACGGTTTCTGGGGGCAATCATTGGTTTCGCCGGGCATGAGGTCTTTCGGCGTACCGGCTTGACCATTCACGAGCGGGGTCAAGAACACGTGATCAAACTTTCCATCTTCCCAGGTATCCCAGTGCCGATAATTCAGTGAAGTGAATACATACGCATTGGATTGTGGTAAATCCTTATACTTATCGGCTCCCGTAATATTCAGTACGGGTACAGGCTCACTACTGATGCGATACTTACCATCGGCGGATACTTTTGAATCGCTTAGTAAGCCTTCGGTAGTACTAATTTCCTGAGCTTCTCCGCCCGCCACTGGAATTTTATAAAGTTTCCGCTGACTCTTGTTGTCCGGCATTTGTGGCGTACTGACCGCGTATACTACGTATTGTTTATCATTGGAAATACCCAGTCCCGATACCCTTCCCATCTTCCAAAGTTGTTCGGGTGTTAAGCGTTGTTGAGCGTTTATTGCCAGCGAGCTTAAGAACATCCCGCCCAGCAGCCAAGCTTTTTTCATACACATAAATCAATAGTTACTAAAAAGGCACCGCTTATTCGGTGCCCTGCAAAGGTACATTAGAATCGTCCGAGATAATATTACTGATCGACTGAGCAATTCGTAAGGAAGCTTCACTTTCAGTGAAATATTTACATTTTTTATATAAATTTTTAAATTTTACAAAAAAGCATTTTATACTGTTTTTAATTCTCACTGCAGAAAAATATTATTTTTTCATAAAATAATACCAGTATAAAATAATCCTCTAGCCCTTCTTATTCACTTCCCCTTCTGTAAAAATCAAGTACTTTTTAGCAATCAGAAGATTGTAACACGTCGCTAAAATTTGACAATTCGTAGAATAATTTTTAATAATTGCAGACAAATTACCCCCTAATAAAATAAACCCTCTATAGCTACACAATTACTTCTCTATGAAAAAATCCTTACTTTGGGTATGTGCTATTCTACTTGGGATGGTGCAAATCGTCTGTGCTCAGGAAAGACGAATTACGGGTAAAGTTTCTGCAGCGGATGGGCAGGCCGTTCCGGGCGTAAGTGTGCAGGTAAAAGGAACCACACGGGGCGTGGTGACGGATGCATCGGGCTTGTATACCCTCAACAGCGTTAGTACTTCTGATGTACTCGTGTTCTCAGCGGTTGGTTATCGCATTCAAGAATTACCCGTCGGTAATCAAACCACCCTTAACATTAGCTTACAGGAAGAAACGAAAGCACTAGACGAAGTAGTCGTTACGGGTTATGGTACCCAGCGTAAAAAGGACATTACTGGGGCCGTAACCGTTGTCAAAGGAGCCGATCTGACGGCCCTGCCTACGGCCAACCTAACGCAGGCCCTGCAAGGTCGGGCCGCCGGGGTAACGGTAGGCAACGACAACTCGCCTGGCGGTGGTACCATGGTACGGATTCGGGGATTTGGTACGATTAACAACAACTCGCCCCTCTATATCGTCGATGGCGTTCCCACGCAGGGTACCCTGAATAATATCAACCCGAATGATATTGAAAGTCTGCAGGTACTGAAGGATGCGTCAGCAGCGTCGATTTACGGAGCCCGGGCCGCCAACGGGGTTGTAATTATCACGACTAAAAAAGGAAAACCCGGCGAGCCTAAGTTGACCTTCGATATGTACGTAGGGGTACAGCGGCCGGGCAGATTCCTCAACCTGCTTAACTCCCAGGAGCTAGGTCAGCAGATTTGGGCTTCGGCACGCAACGTCGGTCAAACGCCTTCACACGGCCAGTATGGCAGCGGCGAACAACCCGTCATTCCGGATTACATCTATCCCTCCGGTGTATTCGAAGGCGATGCCCGCGTGGCTCGTGATGCGAATGGCAACTACGTTAATTACACCTACGATCTGCGAAATCCGGATCTGGGCAAAACGAAGTTCATGATTACGAAGGCGAACAAGCAAGGCACGAACTGGCAGAAAGAACTCTTCAATCCCGCCCTGATTCAGAATTATCAATTGGGTACCAGCGGCGGCACGGATAAGGGCTCGTACGCGATTTCTTTCAACTATTTCGATCAGAAGGGAATCATGAAGTATACCAACTACAAACGGTATTCTTTACGGGCCAATACGGAGTTTAAGCTGAAAGATCGCATTCGCATTGGTGAAAACTTTACCGTATCGTATGATGAGCGGGTGGGTATTACCAACAACGATGAATCAAATCCCATTGCTTTTGCCGTACGGATGAACCCGCTGATTCCCGTATACGACGTTGCCGGAAACTTTGCCGGAGCGAAAGGAGCCAACTTAGGGAACGCCCGTAACCCGGTCGCCGAGCTGTACCGCAACAAAGACAACGTAACGAAGGGTATTCACCTGTTCGGTAATGCCTTCGCGGAATTGGACATCGTGAAAAACCTGGTATTCCGTACCAGCTTAGGTATTGAATACAATACCTACAATTTCAGTCCCTTTACGCCGCTCGATCCCGAATCGCCGGAAGCTCGTAATACTAACAACCTCCGGGTAGAAAACCGGTACGACAACTCCTGGACCTGGTACAACACGCTAACGTATAACAAAACGTTTGGTAATCACAGTATCAATGTACTGGCGGGTACCGAGGCCATTGCTACCTACGATTTCATCTTCGACGCGACCCGTAGTAACTACGCCTTTGAGGATCCCGATTATTTGTATTTGAATGCGGGTAGTCCACTGGGCCTGCAGAACAGCGGCCGGGGTGTTAACCGTACGCGTTTGTTTTCGTTGTTCGGTAAGGTCAACTATGCCTACAAGGATTTCTTCCTGGCTGACTTTACGTTGCGTCGGGATGGTTCCTCACGCTTTAGTGCTGCCAATCGGTATGCGGTGTTCCCAGCGGCCAGTGTGGGTCTGCGTTTGTCCGAACTGGCCGCTCTCAAGAATGTCAATTTCCTTTCCGACCTGAAAATTCGTGGAGGCTGGGGAAGCACGGGTAACCAGAACATTCCCAACATTTACAACGCTTATACCCTGTACGAATCGCGTCCTACGGAAAACCATTACGACATCAATGGATCGCGTTCTTCCATTGTTCCGGGCTTCGATCTGGTTCAGTTCGGAAACGATCAGGGTAAATGGGAAACCACTACTTCTCTGAACCTGGGTTTCGATGCCAGTTTGTTCAACAACAAGTTACAGGTAGTGTTTGACTGGTATACCAAGAAAACCAAGGACATGCTTAGCCAGATCGATGTACCCTGGGCTCTGGGACAGGCCACGATCCCGTATACAAACATCGGCGATATGCAGAACAAAGGGGTAGATCTGTCGATCAACTATAGCGGACGGGCGATGGATGGCCAGATGCGATTCACGGTGGGTGCCAACTTCTCTACCTACCGCAACAAAGTACTGAAGATCAACAACGATCCCAATTCCATCAAATTTGGCTTTAGCACGCGTCTGCCAGCCATGAGTGCTACGAAAGTAGGTGAACCGATTGCCTCGTTCTACGGCTACGTCATTGATGGTATCTTCCAAACCGATGAAGCAGCGAAAGCCGCTCCCCAGGCTTTCGGTACGTATAACCGGGCAGGTTCATTCATCTTCCGCGATGTCAATGGAGATGGTGTGGTAACGTCGGCTGACCGTACCTTCATTGGAAATCCGCACCCGGACTTTACCTACGGCTTAAACGTCAGCGTTGGCTACAAAAACTTCGATCTGACTTTATTCGGACAGGGCGTACAGGGCAACGACCTCTTCAATTACATGCGGTACTGGACTGATTTCAATACCTTCCAGGGTAACCGTAGTACGCGGATGCTTTACGACTCATGGGTACCCGGCAAAACCGACGCTAAACTGCCCCAGCTTCGGGCTACGGACGCAACCAGTGCTCAAATTTCTACCTACTTCGTTGAAAAAGGTTCTTACCTGCGTCTGAAGAATATCCAGTTGTCGTACTCCTTACCCGCAAGTGTGCAGAAAAGCTTAGGATTGGGAGCGTCTCAGATTTATGTACAGGGACAAAACCTGTTCACGCTCACCAAGTATACGGGGCTGGATCCGGATGTTAACTTACGTCGTTCGGGTGATAATGGTCAGGACACGCACTTAGGCGTGGACGAAGGAGCCTATCCCGTCTCGAAAAACCTCATTGTAGGCTTACGACTCAGTTTCTAATCCCCATTTACCTCATTTCAGATTTTACAGCTACTTATATGAAAAGAAATAGTATTCTTTTATC
Coding sequences within it:
- a CDS encoding SusC/RagA family TonB-linked outer membrane protein; protein product: MNRSLLFILGMMCWAWTSVWAQERKVTGKVTFADDGTPLPGVTVRLKGTGLGTNTDSQGKFAITLQGTDPVLVFSSVGLLTQELPVGTQSIIDVAMANDSKGLQEVVVTAQGIVREKKALGYSVTSLDQKQIQDRPQPDIARVLQGKIPGVNITSTSGVSGTGTSINIRGFSSITGSTQPLFVVDGVPFNSSTNGRGSFADGGQSASSRFMDLDPNNIENVTVLKGLAATVTYGDQGRNGVILVTTKNGTKKARPTEFSVTQSYFTNRAHLPHYDNNYIGGFQQNLGYFFSNFGPTLADAYAYPSQNSNAALTTHPYANFTNAALRAAFADYVASVSPYRLQIYPNNVRDFFRTGQISNTSLNISGGTDRVSYNISAGYNAEQGYIPENGIKKLTLGLGLNAQLTPKLHVNTSFNFTNTDQFSPPLSAGTGNNAVGFPSVLANVLYTPRQVNLMDWPYESPIDGSSVYFRSGNDIPNPRWVLKNYKTTGVVNRIFSATSLTFDLTKELTLLYKVGLDTYIEKQQYMLNKGGVAYVNGFYATNDIQNTIWDNSMILSYAKSLSEKFSLSARLGGNMRNDVTNRSGVVSENQLARSLFRHTNFINNVGYDGTIEQTRIGVFGEVTADFNNYLFLNLAGRNDWTSTVEIPNRRIFYPSASISFVPTTAFGIQSDKVNFLKLRAGVGTSAGFPDPYSTRNILDQNARAWLSASGAALQSQSVNDRLGNPNLKPELHTEYEVGLEGKMLNNKIGFDITAYQRNTRNLITQSPLDASTGYTQTTINIGKIRNEGIEASINLTPISKGDFVWNATIVYNRNKPKVLDLGGTLQEVQVTGFTGGLGNYAVVGKPFNIIKGTGFRRNEQGQYIVGGDGYMLSTASPIVLGDPNPAFTTSLINSFTYKGLTLDFMISYRHGGAMYSTTAGSLLGRGLVNLAMGQKGGFNRAQTVVVPGVKGDGTPNDIQLTASDFYFNNYYFFGDEGRIFDGSTIRLQEASLSYRLPKRWFEKFFLKGASLAFTGNNLWYRAIHFPKGLNFDTDNLGLGVGNGLGFEFLTGPSARRLGGTVKLTF
- a CDS encoding S9 family peptidase, with protein sequence MKKAWLLGGMFLSSLAINAQQRLTPEQLWKMGRVSGLGISNDKQYVVYAVSTPQMPDNKSQRKLYKIPVAGGEAQEISTTEGLLSDSKVSADGKYRISSEPVPVLNITGADKYKDLPQSNAYVFTSLNYRHWDTWEDGKFDHVFLTPLVNGQAGTPKDLMPGETNDCPQKPFGGDEDFIWHPDGKHVVYVTKKKFGTDYAVSTNTDLYEYDVTTGATRNLTESNKGYDVNPSFNAKGELAWLQMKRDGYEADKQDLVVSNGKSTLNLTQQRDDIHVEGFKWSEDGTALFFWAPINGTLQIFKVSYPATTPAKPVITQLTKGDFDVSDIIGQVGQKLIASKTDMNHPAELVTIDVTNGSIQALTHVNDATVSSLGMCKTERRWVTTTDRKNMLVWVIYPPNFDPAQKYPTLLYCQGGPQAPLTQTYSYRWNFQLMASQGYIVVAPNRRGMPGHGTKWNEQVSKDWGGQVIQDYLSAIDAVSKEPYVDKDRRGCVGASFGGFSVFALASVHAKRFKTFIAHDGVFDFRSMYGTTDELFFENWEKGGPYWDKKNAVAQRSFSQSPSNFVEKWDTPIFIIQGGKDYRVPIEQGLQAFQAAQLRGIKSKLLYLPDENHWVLSPQNAIVWQREFYKWLEETLP
- a CDS encoding SusC/RagA family TonB-linked outer membrane protein — encoded protein: MKKSLLWVCAILLGMVQIVCAQERRITGKVSAADGQAVPGVSVQVKGTTRGVVTDASGLYTLNSVSTSDVLVFSAVGYRIQELPVGNQTTLNISLQEETKALDEVVVTGYGTQRKKDITGAVTVVKGADLTALPTANLTQALQGRAAGVTVGNDNSPGGGTMVRIRGFGTINNNSPLYIVDGVPTQGTLNNINPNDIESLQVLKDASAASIYGARAANGVVIITTKKGKPGEPKLTFDMYVGVQRPGRFLNLLNSQELGQQIWASARNVGQTPSHGQYGSGEQPVIPDYIYPSGVFEGDARVARDANGNYVNYTYDLRNPDLGKTKFMITKANKQGTNWQKELFNPALIQNYQLGTSGGTDKGSYAISFNYFDQKGIMKYTNYKRYSLRANTEFKLKDRIRIGENFTVSYDERVGITNNDESNPIAFAVRMNPLIPVYDVAGNFAGAKGANLGNARNPVAELYRNKDNVTKGIHLFGNAFAELDIVKNLVFRTSLGIEYNTYNFSPFTPLDPESPEARNTNNLRVENRYDNSWTWYNTLTYNKTFGNHSINVLAGTEAIATYDFIFDATRSNYAFEDPDYLYLNAGSPLGLQNSGRGVNRTRLFSLFGKVNYAYKDFFLADFTLRRDGSSRFSAANRYAVFPAASVGLRLSELAALKNVNFLSDLKIRGGWGSTGNQNIPNIYNAYTLYESRPTENHYDINGSRSSIVPGFDLVQFGNDQGKWETTTSLNLGFDASLFNNKLQVVFDWYTKKTKDMLSQIDVPWALGQATIPYTNIGDMQNKGVDLSINYSGRAMDGQMRFTVGANFSTYRNKVLKINNDPNSIKFGFSTRLPAMSATKVGEPIASFYGYVIDGIFQTDEAAKAAPQAFGTYNRAGSFIFRDVNGDGVVTSADRTFIGNPHPDFTYGLNVSVGYKNFDLTLFGQGVQGNDLFNYMRYWTDFNTFQGNRSTRMLYDSWVPGKTDAKLPQLRATDATSAQISTYFVEKGSYLRLKNIQLSYSLPASVQKSLGLGASQIYVQGQNLFTLTKYTGLDPDVNLRRSGDNGQDTHLGVDEGAYPVSKNLIVGLRLSF